A DNA window from Naumovozyma dairenensis CBS 421 chromosome 8, complete genome contains the following coding sequences:
- the GPI10 gene encoding putative glycosylphosphatidylinositol-alpha 1,2 mannosyltransferase (similar to Saccharomyces cerevisiae GPI10 (YGL142C); ancestral locus Anc_2.334), whose protein sequence is MQLPKSLFKKLILIRVVNSLLTRTFFQADEYWQALEPAHLLAYGYGELTWDWKFEIRSYAFPFVFEITYRIIHLLTVLIGYLVEKLTFCIVELLLMLNPNDEFVWRITHELRIRSVDMIPLLEYFGVIYGPKLVMAIIAAIGEYYTIKLVQKLYLCTLDKDAFNKRDEKGSDYNLITQLVFVLTITNLFNAYIITRSFINSFEMVLTAISLYYWDWSATCSHVDSFQFFKSLTVAMFTCLQRPTNSFIWIILGVFLLINMAKQEKHIFEFIRLFISIISAFLTAFFLNSTIDFYFYKKLSFPIINFIKFNFTSSLSSFYGTAPWHFHITQSLPFVLGYSIIFFVPTLFIRSSFPSAIKKYPSQLNNPFFQIKTVIVLNIIAYSCIGHKEFRFVYSLQPLFLIMTTFFLLRLYRNEEFNQLVKLILFIGSILSLIFMTLLNFINESGSIEVMKFLHNEPYPIESVGFIMPCHSTPWQSYLHRNDIPELWSISCIPPLHLLGDTNTKLKLPNYMDESDYLYENMEEFFLKNFPPITEGEKGKHEGKGSIAKKYEWPEYLIIFQQMDDIFMRKYLEPSSYHEYKRIFNSYFHWDSRRTGDIIIYKRKANKL, encoded by the coding sequence atGCAGCTGCctaaatcattattcaaaaaattaatctTGATAAGAGTCGTTAATAGTCTCCTGACAAGGACATTTTTCCAAGCTGATGAATATTGGCAAGCATTAGAACCTGCTCATCTTCTGGCTTATGGATATGGAGAATTGACATGGGATTGGAAGTTTGAAATTAGGAGTTATGCCTTCCCGTTTGTATTTGAAATAACATATAGAATAATCCATTTATTGACAGTGCTTATAGGTTATCtcgttgaaaaattgacaTTCTGCATTGTTGAACTACTATTGATGTTAAAtccaaatgatgaattcgTGTGGAGAATCACTCATGAATTAAGAATAAGATCGGTGGATATGATCCCCCTATTGGAATACTTTGGTGTCATTTATGGGCCCAAGTTAGTCATGGCAATCATCGCTGCCATCGGAGAATATTATACGATTAAACTTGTCCAAAAATTATACTTGTGTACTTTGGACAAGGATGCTTTCAATAAGAGAGATGAAAAGGGGAGCGATTATAATCTAATTACTCAATTGGTATTTGTACTAACTATAACGAACTTATTCAATGCTTATATTATCACAAGATCTTTCATAAATTCGTTCGAAATGGTACTGACAGCAATATCCTTATATTATTGGGATTGGTCTGCTACATGTAGTCATGTTGATtcattccaattttttaaatCATTGACCGTTGCAATGTTTACGTGTTTACAAAGACCGACCAATTCGTTCATCTGGATAATTTTAGGAGTATTTTTACTCATTAATATGGCTAAACAAGAGAAACATATTTTTGAGTTTATCAGGTTATTCATCTCAATAATCTCGGCATTTCTAACTGCATTCTTTCTCAATTCCACCATcgatttttatttttacaaGAAGCTAAGTTTTCcaatcattaatttcattaaatttaacTTCACAAGTTCTTTATCAAGCTTTTACGGTACTGCTCCATGGCATTTCCATATTACGCAAAGTTTACCTTTTGTTCTTGGatattctattattttctttgtacCGACTCTGTTTATCAGATCCTCATTCCCTTCCgcaataaagaaatatccCTCCCAATTGAACAACccattttttcaaatcaaaacTGTCATAGTGCTAAACATTATTGCATATTCTTGTATTGGTCACAAAGAGTTCCGTTTCGTATACTCTTTACAGCCACTATTCCTGATCATGACgacatttttcttattgAGACTATATagaaatgaagaatttaacCAATTGGTGAAATTAATTCTATTTATTGGATCAATCTTGTCCCTAATATTTATGACTCTCttaaattttatcaatgaaTCAGGATCCATTGAGgtgatgaaatttttacATAATGAACCATATCCAATTGAAAGTGTCGGATTTATTATGCCATGCCATTCTACACCATGGCAATCATATTTGCATAGAAATGATATTCCTGAACTTTGGTCAATATCATGCATTCCACCATTACATTTGTTAGGTGATACTAATactaaattgaaattaccAAATTATATGGATGAAAGTGATTACCTTTATGAGAACATGGAGGAATTCTTCCTGAAGAACTTCCCACCTATAACGGAAGGAGAAAAAGGGAAGCATGAAGGAAAAGGAAGTATAGCAAAGAAATATGAGTGGCCAGAATATTTAATCATTTTCCAACAGATGGATGATATCTTTATGCGGAAATATTTGGAACCTTCATCATATCATGAATACAAAAGAATCTTCAATTCTTACTTCCATTGGGATTCAAGAAGAACGGGagatatcatcatttacAAGAGAAAAGCTAATAAACTTTAA
- the MRF1 gene encoding Mrf1p (similar to Saccharomyces cerevisiae MRF1 (YGL143C); ancestral locus Anc_2.331) gives MLHFQVRCILYSVGRLPSPKFSTFQTTILKRRWQTTLSSEKPTVLNRLLLKKAEQNLQEFKKLTDDLSKGVSFDVDNQKKYAKLSSICNIYENYMTSFNDCNELKQMIESDPTLREEAELELKESTKQLSHASSQLMKALLPSHPFASEPCIIELRPGAGGIEAMIFTQDLLNMYINYCHNKKWKYTIMEKNENESGDGIIDATITIDQPGSYDRLRFEAGVHRVQRIPATETKGRTHTSTAAVVVLPKVPETGSSGKELREFKPDEVRIDIMRARGKGGQHVNTTDSAVRLTHLPTGIVVSMQDERSQHKNKAKAYAILRARLLDKEQREKDEKERSLRKDQVTTTDRSDKIRTYNYPQNRVTDHRCGYTLYALDAVMNGTRLDEVIDAISDYETFELSKKELIEPSNN, from the coding sequence ATGCTTCACTTTCAGGTTCGCTGCATTTTATACTCAGTTGGTAGACTTCCCTCTCCaaaattttcaactttCCAGACCACAATCCTGAAAAGAAGATGGCAGACAACATTATCTAGTGAAAAGCCTACGGTTTTAAACCGTCTACTCTTGAAGAAAGCAGAACAAAATCTTCAGGAGTTCAAGAAATTAACTGATGATCTATCCAAGGGGGTGAGTTTCGACGTCGATAACCAAAAGAAATATGCCAAATTATCGTCCATATGTAATATTTatgaaaattatatgaCATCTTTCAACGATTGTAATGAACTGAAACAAATGATAGAATCTGATCCGACATTGAGAGAAGAAgcagaattagaattaaagGAGAGCACGAAGCAATTATCACATGCATCTTCACAACTTATGAAGGCATTACTACCGTCCCATCCATTCGCTTCAGAACCATGCATTATAGAATTAAGACCTGGTGCTGGAGGAATTGAGGCAATGATTTTCACTcaagatttattgaatatgtACATTAATTATTGTCACAAtaagaaatggaaatatactataatggaaaagaatgaaaatgaaagtgGAGACGGTATAATTGATGCTACAATTACTATTGACCAACCTGGTTCTTATGATAGATTAAGATTTGAAGCGGGTGTACACAGAGTACAAAGAATTCCAGCTACAGAGACAAAAGGTAGAACTCATACCTCTACTGCAGCTGTCGTCGTCTTACCCAAAGTACCAGAAACTGGATCATCAGGAAAAGAATTAAGAGAGTTCAAACCAGATGAAGTTCGTATTGATATTATGAGAGCAAGAGGGAAGGGCGGACAACATGTCAATACGACAGATTCTGCAGTTAGATTAACTCATCTCCCTACAGGAATTGTCGTGTCAATGCAAGATGAAAGATCACAACATAAGAATAAAGCAAAAGCATATGCAATATTAAGGGCAAGATTGCTGGATAAAGAACAAAGGGAGAAAGATGAGAAAGAAAGATCGCTGAGAAAGGATCAAGTAACTACTACAGATAGATCTGATAAAATCAGGACTTATAATTATCCTCAAAATCGTGTAACTGATCATAGATGTGGGTACACATTATATGCGTTGGATGCAGTAATGAATGGGACTAGACTCGACGAAGTCATTGATGCCATTAGTGATTACGAAACTTTCGAACTTTCTAAAAAAGAACTCATAGAGCCGTCAAACAACTAA